One part of the Methylobacterium mesophilicum SR1.6/6 genome encodes these proteins:
- the kdpB gene encoding potassium-transporting ATPase subunit KdpB: MSRQTSSLFSAALIGPALVGSVRKLDPRAMIRNPVMFVVEVVAALTTVLFARDLVTGGSDLAFSGQIILWLWFTLIFANFAEALAEGRGKAQADSLRRTRTEMTAKRLTGQGRAYETVPGTSLKVGDVVLVEAGDLIPSDGEVIEGVASVNEAAITGESAPVIRESGGDRSAVTGGTQVLSDEIKVRIIAAAGSTFVDRMIALVEGASRQKTPNEIALNILLAGLTLVFVFAVASIPSFASYAGGSIPVIVLVALFVTLIPTTIGALLSAIGIAGMDRLVRFNVLAMSGRAVEAAGDVDTLLLDKTGTITLGNRQATEFRPVPGVTEQELADAAQLASLADETPEGRSIVVLAKEKYGLRARDMAGRNATFVPFTAQSRMSGVDLDGSSIRKGAVDSVIASVSAQPMATRSSSAALAFRPEAESGAASEIRSIAEAIAKAGGTPLAVARDGQLLGVVYLKDIVKGGIRERFSELRQMGIRTVMITGDNPMTAAAIAAEAGVDDFLAQATPEDKLALIRKEQAQGKLVAMCGDGTNDAPALAQADVGVAMNTGTVAAREAGNMVDLDSDPTKLIEIVGIGKQLLMTRGALTTFSIANDVAKYFAIIPAMFLGLYPQLQALNVMHLASPQSAILSAIIFNALIIVALIPLALRGVTYRAVGAAALLRRNLLIYGLGGVLVPFLGIKAIDLAVSALHLA; the protein is encoded by the coding sequence ATGTCTCGTCAGACCTCTTCCCTCTTCAGCGCCGCCCTGATCGGGCCGGCCCTCGTCGGCTCCGTCAGAAAACTCGACCCCCGCGCCATGATCCGCAACCCGGTGATGTTCGTGGTCGAGGTGGTGGCCGCCCTCACCACCGTGCTGTTCGCCCGGGACCTCGTCACGGGAGGCAGCGATCTCGCCTTCTCCGGCCAGATCATCCTGTGGCTGTGGTTCACGCTGATCTTCGCCAACTTCGCCGAGGCGCTCGCGGAGGGGCGCGGCAAGGCCCAGGCCGACAGCCTGCGCCGCACCCGCACCGAGATGACCGCCAAGCGCCTCACCGGCCAGGGCCGCGCCTACGAGACCGTGCCGGGCACGAGCCTCAAGGTCGGCGACGTCGTCCTCGTGGAGGCCGGCGACCTGATCCCCTCGGACGGCGAGGTGATCGAGGGGGTCGCGTCGGTCAACGAGGCGGCCATCACCGGCGAATCGGCCCCGGTGATCCGCGAATCCGGCGGCGACCGCTCCGCGGTGACCGGCGGCACGCAGGTGCTCTCGGATGAGATCAAGGTCCGCATCATCGCGGCCGCCGGCTCGACCTTCGTCGACCGCATGATCGCCCTGGTCGAGGGCGCCTCCCGGCAGAAGACGCCGAACGAGATCGCCCTCAACATCCTGCTCGCCGGATTGACCCTCGTGTTCGTCTTCGCGGTGGCGTCGATCCCGAGCTTCGCCAGCTACGCGGGCGGTTCGATCCCCGTGATCGTGCTGGTCGCGCTGTTCGTGACGCTGATCCCGACGACCATCGGCGCCCTGCTCTCGGCCATCGGCATCGCCGGCATGGACCGGCTGGTGCGGTTCAACGTGCTCGCCATGTCGGGCCGGGCCGTCGAGGCGGCGGGCGACGTCGACACGCTGCTCCTCGACAAGACCGGCACGATCACCCTCGGCAATCGGCAGGCCACCGAGTTCCGCCCGGTCCCGGGCGTGACCGAGCAGGAGCTCGCCGACGCCGCGCAGCTCGCTTCCCTGGCGGACGAGACGCCGGAGGGCCGCTCGATCGTGGTGCTCGCCAAGGAGAAGTACGGTTTGCGCGCCCGCGACATGGCCGGGCGCAACGCCACGTTCGTGCCGTTCACAGCCCAGTCCCGCATGTCCGGCGTCGATCTGGACGGGTCGTCCATCCGCAAGGGCGCGGTGGATTCGGTCATCGCCTCCGTATCGGCGCAGCCCATGGCGACCCGAAGCTCCAGCGCCGCCCTGGCCTTCCGTCCGGAGGCCGAATCCGGCGCGGCGAGCGAGATCCGCTCCATCGCCGAGGCGATCGCCAAGGCCGGCGGCACGCCGCTGGCCGTGGCCCGGGACGGGCAGCTGCTCGGCGTCGTCTATCTCAAGGACATCGTGAAGGGCGGCATCCGCGAGCGCTTCTCGGAGCTGCGCCAGATGGGCATCCGCACCGTGATGATCACGGGCGACAACCCGATGACCGCCGCCGCCATCGCGGCCGAGGCGGGGGTGGACGATTTCCTCGCCCAGGCCACCCCGGAGGACAAGCTCGCGCTGATCCGCAAGGAGCAGGCGCAGGGCAAGCTGGTCGCCATGTGCGGCGACGGCACCAACGACGCCCCGGCGCTGGCGCAGGCCGATGTCGGCGTCGCCATGAACACCGGCACGGTGGCGGCCCGCGAGGCCGGCAACATGGTCGATCTCGACAGCGACCCGACCAAGCTCATCGAGATCGTCGGTATCGGCAAGCAGCTGCTGATGACCCGCGGCGCGCTGACGACCTTCTCGATCGCCAACGACGTGGCCAAGTACTTCGCCATCATCCCGGCGATGTTCCTGGGGCTCTACCCGCAGCTCCAGGCCCTCAACGTCATGCATCTCGCCTCGCCGCAGAGCGCGATCCTGTCGGCGATCATCTTCAACGCGCTGATCATCGTGGCGCTGATCCCGCTGGCGCTCCGCGGCGTCACCTACCGCGCCGTCGGCGCGGCCGCGCTGCTGCGCCGGAACCTGCTGATCTACGGCCTCGGCGGCGTCCTCGTGCCCTTCCTCGGCATCAAGGCGATCGACCTCGCCGTCAGCGCCCTCCACCTCGCCTGA
- a CDS encoding septal ring lytic transglycosylase RlpA family protein: MTRLSGQNRFGRAGGWLLASIVSLGGCPALAGDASFDRGQGAGSPTSPLRREAPVFSYRQFTSRLPALPEIDGEAETGDHGPIALPDLPAQPTASRGWAGAMGRFGHGLDAVSAQESLSRVLAESAEHQAEEPGTTATIAERDAPQGSDSERQDRQPRTALLGSGRASWYKHSGRTASGTVYNPNALTAAHHTLPFGTKVKVVNKRNGRAVVVEITDRTNERTKAKRNYAIDLSRASARELGIEGIGQVALYRVE; encoded by the coding sequence ATGACGCGCCTGAGCGGCCAAAACAGGTTCGGGCGTGCCGGCGGCTGGTTGTTAGCCTCGATCGTTTCGCTCGGCGGATGCCCGGCCCTGGCCGGTGACGCGTCCTTCGATCGCGGCCAGGGGGCCGGATCGCCGACGAGCCCGCTCAGACGGGAAGCGCCGGTCTTCTCCTATCGGCAGTTCACGTCACGCCTGCCGGCGCTCCCCGAGATCGATGGCGAAGCCGAGACCGGAGACCACGGGCCGATCGCCTTGCCCGACCTGCCGGCCCAACCGACGGCCTCCCGCGGATGGGCGGGTGCCATGGGTCGCTTCGGCCACGGGCTCGACGCGGTGTCGGCGCAGGAGAGCCTGTCCCGCGTGCTCGCCGAGAGTGCAGAGCATCAGGCAGAGGAGCCGGGCACGACAGCCACGATCGCCGAGCGTGACGCGCCGCAGGGCTCAGACAGCGAGCGTCAGGATCGGCAGCCGCGGACGGCGCTGCTCGGGTCGGGGCGGGCGAGCTGGTACAAGCATTCCGGGCGGACGGCCAGCGGTACGGTGTACAACCCCAACGCGCTGACAGCCGCGCACCACACCTTGCCGTTCGGCACGAAGGTGAAGGTCGTCAACAAGCGGAACGGGCGCGCCGTGGTCGTCGAGATCACCGACCGCACCAACGAGCGGACCAAGGCGAAGCGCAACTACGCGATCGACCTGTCGCGGGCCAGCGCCCGGGAGCTCGGTATCGAGGGGATCGGACAGGTGGCGCTCTACCGGGTCGAGTGA
- the kdpA gene encoding potassium-transporting ATPase subunit KdpA, with the protein MTLNGWIQIALYCAVVLALVKPLGSYMTRVFTGERTLLSPVLGPVERGLYRVSGIDARQEQHWLAYTGAVILFHVLGFAVLYALLRLQAVLPLNPADQTAVAPDLAFNTSTSFITNTNWQSYGGETTLSYLSQMLGLTHQNFLSAATGIAVAVALIRGFARASTGTIGSFWVDVTRATLYVLLPICIPYTLFLVWQGMPQTLGASADATTLEGAKQTIALGPVASQVAIKMLGTNGGGFFNANAAHPFENPTALSNFVQMVSIFVIGAALTNVFGRMVGDERQGWAILGAMGVLFLAGVAVTYWAEANGSAVLNGLGLTGGNMEGKETRFGIAASALFAVITTAASCGAVNAMHDSFTALGGLIPLLNMQLGEIVIGGVGAGLYGMLIFVIVAIFVAGLMVGRTPEYLGKKIEAKEVKMAMLGILCLPLMMLGFTALATVLPAGLAGPANAGPHGFTEILYAYTSAAANNGSAFGGLTANTLFYNSTLAIGMLVGRFFVKIPVLAIAGSLAAKKTVPASAGTLPTHGGLFVGLLVGVILIIGGLTFFPSLALGPVVEHLAGAAGQTFAAGG; encoded by the coding sequence ATGACCCTCAACGGCTGGATCCAGATCGCGCTCTACTGCGCGGTCGTTCTGGCGCTCGTGAAGCCCCTCGGGTCGTACATGACCCGCGTCTTCACCGGAGAGCGCACCCTCCTCTCGCCCGTCCTCGGCCCCGTCGAGCGCGGGCTCTACCGCGTGTCGGGCATCGATGCCCGCCAGGAGCAGCACTGGCTCGCCTACACGGGCGCGGTCATCCTGTTCCACGTGCTGGGCTTCGCGGTGCTCTACGCGCTCCTGCGCCTGCAGGCGGTGCTGCCGCTCAACCCGGCCGACCAGACCGCTGTGGCGCCGGACCTCGCGTTCAACACCTCGACCAGCTTCATCACCAACACCAACTGGCAGTCGTACGGCGGCGAGACCACGCTGTCATACCTGTCCCAGATGCTGGGGCTGACGCACCAGAACTTCCTGTCGGCGGCCACCGGCATCGCGGTGGCGGTGGCGCTGATCCGCGGGTTCGCCCGCGCCTCCACCGGCACGATCGGTTCGTTCTGGGTCGATGTGACCCGGGCGACCCTCTACGTGCTGCTGCCGATCTGCATCCCCTACACGCTGTTCCTGGTCTGGCAGGGCATGCCGCAGACGCTGGGCGCCTCCGCGGATGCCACCACGCTGGAGGGCGCCAAGCAGACCATCGCGCTGGGGCCCGTGGCCAGCCAGGTCGCGATCAAGATGCTCGGCACCAACGGCGGCGGCTTCTTCAACGCCAATGCCGCGCACCCGTTCGAGAATCCCACCGCCCTGTCGAACTTCGTCCAGATGGTCTCGATCTTCGTGATCGGCGCCGCGCTGACCAACGTCTTCGGCCGCATGGTCGGCGACGAGCGCCAGGGCTGGGCGATCCTCGGCGCCATGGGCGTCCTGTTCCTGGCGGGCGTCGCCGTCACCTACTGGGCCGAGGCCAACGGCAGCGCCGTCCTGAACGGCCTCGGGCTGACTGGCGGCAACATGGAGGGCAAGGAGACCCGCTTCGGCATCGCGGCCTCGGCGCTGTTCGCGGTGATCACCACCGCGGCCTCCTGCGGTGCCGTCAACGCCATGCACGACTCGTTCACGGCTTTGGGCGGGCTGATCCCGCTCCTCAACATGCAGCTCGGCGAGATCGTCATCGGCGGCGTCGGCGCCGGCCTCTACGGGATGCTGATCTTCGTGATCGTCGCGATCTTCGTGGCGGGACTAATGGTCGGCCGCACCCCCGAATACCTCGGCAAGAAGATCGAGGCGAAGGAGGTGAAGATGGCCATGCTGGGCATCCTCTGCCTGCCCCTGATGATGCTGGGCTTCACGGCGCTGGCCACGGTGCTGCCCGCCGGGCTCGCAGGCCCCGCCAATGCCGGCCCGCACGGCTTCACCGAGATCCTGTACGCCTACACGTCGGCGGCGGCCAACAACGGCTCGGCCTTCGGCGGGCTCACGGCGAACACGCTGTTCTACAACAGCACGCTGGCCATCGGCATGCTGGTCGGGCGGTTCTTCGTGAAGATCCCGGTCCTGGCCATCGCGGGGTCGCTAGCGGCCAAGAAGACCGTCCCGGCCTCGGCGGGCACGCTCCCGACCCATGGCGGCCTGTTCGTCGGGCTGCTGGTCGGCGTGATCCTGATCATCGGCGGCCTGACCTTCTTCCCGTCCCTGGCGCTCGGCCCCGTGGTCGAGCACCTCGCGGGTGCGGCCGGCCAGACTTTCGCGGCCGGGGGCTGA
- a CDS encoding K(+)-transporting ATPase subunit C: MLRQLRPALVLLTALTVITGLAYPLAMTGLAGVIFPAKASGSLIERDGHIVGSSLIGQNFVGAGYFHGRPSATTAADPADASKTVPAPYNAANSSGSNLGPTSAALAERVKGDLDALKAENAGAPVPVDLVTTSGSGLDPDISPEAADFQVPRVAKARGIPEETLRALVTSRTEGRTLGLLGEPRVNVLALNLALDDLARR; the protein is encoded by the coding sequence ATGCTCAGACAGCTTCGCCCCGCCCTGGTCCTTCTCACCGCGCTCACGGTGATCACCGGCCTCGCCTATCCCCTCGCCATGACGGGTCTCGCCGGCGTGATCTTCCCCGCCAAGGCTTCCGGCAGCCTGATCGAGCGCGACGGCCATATCGTCGGCTCCAGCCTCATCGGGCAGAACTTCGTCGGCGCCGGCTACTTCCACGGACGGCCCTCTGCGACCACCGCGGCCGACCCCGCGGACGCCTCCAAGACCGTGCCGGCACCCTACAACGCGGCGAATTCCTCGGGCTCGAACCTCGGGCCCACGAGCGCGGCGCTGGCCGAACGGGTCAAGGGCGACCTCGACGCCCTGAAGGCCGAGAACGCCGGGGCGCCGGTGCCGGTCGATCTCGTCACCACCAGCGGCTCCGGCCTCGACCCGGACATCTCGCCGGAGGCCGCCGACTTCCAGGTGCCCCGGGTGGCCAAGGCCCGCGGGATTCCGGAAGAGACGCTGCGCGCGCTCGTGACCTCCCGCACCGAGGGGCGGACGCTGGGCCTCCTCGGGGAGCCGCGCGTCAATGTCCTGGCGCTGAACCTCGCACTGGACGATCTTGCACGCCGCTGA
- a CDS encoding K(+)-transporting ATPase subunit F encodes MTLDLALGACVTAGLLVYLTYALVRPERF; translated from the coding sequence ATGACCCTCGACCTCGCCCTCGGCGCCTGCGTGACCGCCGGCCTCCTCGTCTACCTCACCTATGCCCTCGTCCGCCCCGAGCGGTTCTGA